One Aegilops tauschii subsp. strangulata cultivar AL8/78 chromosome 7, Aet v6.0, whole genome shotgun sequence genomic window carries:
- the LOC109742238 gene encoding uncharacterized protein: protein MAILDAPPAPPIRPRSSAPPKVRATSAPSRRSARKATSGCTVPVAQRAALRLVQELGGLGPKDRMTPAAAAALLKRFEEPLSRSDIKAHRPGQIMSWNVRGLNAPARRSAVREVAQTNNISILNLQETKLETWTLEMARDVGGSLLQGCVVLPAMGTRGGAAIFWDKQIVEITDQIVASFSITAKVKIISTGCSFWMTTVYGPTDDQQKANFLSELAAVAPPATEPWMLNGDFNMIYQARDKNNCNINRRMMGRFRRAIDLAGVKEVKCKNRRFTWSSEREDPTLCSIDKVFCNLACEDMHPSFVLMAASTSFSDHCPLVLANGVRPVTKARFRFENFWTVFPHFQETVQHAWERPIRHDCPFVRMKKKMERVAVDLKQLKGLARSRLPGFLGSAREMPTQSSSMPASSRVVEKNYIHSIKKGDAIVMEPREKAQLAFDHFARGLSESLQQNCTLNWDLLQLPAVDLQGIDLPFCEPEIWAAIKAFPTEKAPVPDGYTGKFFRSCWHIIKQDIMAVFQKFYNLAGDNFADLNTAFIALLPKKDGATEMGHFRLISLHC, encoded by the exons ATGGCCATCCTCGACGCCCCGCCTGCTCCGCCCATCCGGCCACGCTCTTCAGCTCCTCCGAAAGTGCGGGCCACTTCTGCTCCTTCTCGCCGGAGCGCGCGTAAGGCCACGTCCGGCTGCACTGTGCCGGTGGCTCAGCGCGCGGCGCTGCGCCTCGTCCAAGAGCTCGGCGGCCTCGGCCCAAAGGATCGGatgactccggcggcggcggcggctctgcTCAAGCGCTTTGAGGAGCCTCTGTCCCGCAGTGACATCAAAGCTCACCGGCCTGGACA GATCATGTCGTGGAACGTTAGGGGCCTGAACGCGCCGGCTAGACGATCTGCAGTTAGAGAGGTGGCGCAGACAAATAATATTTCAATCCTAAACCTTCAAGAAACTAAATTGGAGACATGGACTCTTGAGATGGCTCGCGACGTTGGGGGAAGTCTTCTGCAGGGCTGCGTCGTGCTTCCGGCAATGGGCACGAGAGGGGGCGCGGCAATTTTCTGGGACAAGCAGATCGTCGAGATCACGGATCAGATCGTCGCTAGTTTCTCCATCACTGCAAAGGTGAAGATCATTAGTACAGGCTGCTCATTTTGGATGACTACGGTCTACGGCCCGACGGATGACCAACAGAAAGCCAACTTTCTGTCGGAATTGGCTGCGGTTGCGCCACCTGCCACAGAGCCATGGATGCTGAACGGCGATTTCAACATGATATACCAAGCTAGAGACAAAAACAACTGCAACATCAATAGAAGGATGATGGGCCGTTTCCGCAGAGCAATTGACCTCGCCGGGGTGAAAGAGGTCAAATGCAAAAACAGGAGATTCACGTGGAGCAGTGAGAGGGAAGACCCAACTCTTTGCAGTATCGACAAAGTTTTCTGTAACCTGGCATGTGAGGATATGCACCCAAGCTTTGTCCTCATGGCGGCCTCCACTTCGTTCTCTGATCATTGCCCTCTGGTGCTGGCTAATGGAGTTAGGCCTGTCACCAAGGCAAGATTCAGATTCGAGAACTTTTGGACAGTTTTCCCTCACTTTCAGGAGACAGTGCAGCACGCATGGGAGAGGCCTATCCGCCACGACTGCCCGTTCGTCAGAATGAAAAAGAAGATGGAAAGAGTAGCGGTGGATTTAAAG CAATTGAAAGGGCTCGCAAGAAGCAGGCTTCCAGGATTTCTTGGCTCCGCGCGGGAGATGCCAACTCAAAGTTCTTCCATGCCCGCCTCCTCTCGCGTCGTAGAAAAAAATTACATCCACTCCATCAAAAAGGGCGACGCCATTGTCATGGAGCCGCGGGAGAAAGCTCAGTTGGCCTTCGATCACTTCGCCCGCGGCCTCAGCGAATCCCTGCAACAGAACTGCACGCTTAACTGGGACCTGCTTCAGCTTCCAGCCGTTGACCTGCAAGGCATTGATCTTCCTTTCTGTGAGCCAGAAATCTGGGCAGCCATCAAGGCATTTCCGACTGAAAAAGCTCCTGTGCCGGATGGTTACACCGGCAAGTTCTTCAGATCATGTTGGCACATTATCAAACAAGATATCATGGCGGTTTTTCAAAAGTTCTACAACCTAGCGGGTGACAACTTTGCTGATCTGAACACTGCCTTCATTGCCTTGCTGCCAAAGAAGGATGGAGCAACAGAGATGGGCCACTTCCGACTGATCAGCCTCCATTGCTAA